TTCTTTTTTGCGATCCAAATACCATTTAGATCCACTAGCACTCAAACCTGTTTTTGAGGATATATCCAATACGGTTAAACATCCTTGATTAGCGTTGACTAATTGATTAAATAAAGGATCAATTTTTGCAGATAGTTGTTGCCATTGGTAGGTTTGCCAGAGCTTCCATCCTAACGCAAAAGCAAAAACTCCTACAATTAGGGGCCAGGCGACAAAAACCACCATGGTTACAAGAGCGAAAGGCAGTAATACTAATAGTAAACCGTTAGCACCACTATCTATTACTTTTCCAGTCATAGTGTTAAGTGGTTAATTTGATTATGAACATTTTATTTTAGCTGATTTTGGGCTATATCCTGAGATTGCAAAAAAAAATTAATGAATGGGCTAAGAGCAATTGACAATGGACAAAAGGCAAGAGGCAATAGGCAATAGGCAATGGTAAACCATCATTGACAATCAACTGGGGTTGATAAACAATAAATGTATTATTCATTATCAATTCTCAATTATCCATTATCCATTATCCATTATCAATTAAGATCATGCGTCCAATATATTTAGATTGTCATGCGACAACTCCCATGGATAAAAGAGTTTTAGAGGCGATGATGCCCTTTTTTACCGATTATTTTGGTAATGCTTCTAGTGTTGCCCATATTTATGGTTGGGAAGCTGAAGCAGGGATAAAGAAGGCGAGGGAAATCATTGCGAGGGCAATTAATGCGAAGGAAAATGAAATTGTTTTTACCAGTGGAGCAACCGAGGCGGATAATTTAGCCATTAAAGGGGTGGCGGAGGCTTATTTTGATAAGGGAAAACATATTATCACCGTGGCAACGGAACATAAGGCGGTAATCGAACCCTGCGAATATTTGATGGATTTAGGTTTTGAGGTGAGTTTTTTACCAGTAAATAAAAATGGTTTACTGGATTTGGATTTGTTACGGCAAACCATCAGGGATGATACTATTTTGGTGTCGGTAATGGCGGCAAATAACGAAATTGGGGTATTACAACCTTTGGCAGACATTGGGCAAATTTGCCATGATAGGGGTGTTATTTTCCATACGGATGCGGCTCAAGCCATCGGTAAAATTCCCCTAGATGTACAAGCAATGAATATTGATTTGATGTCTTTGACGGCTCACAAAATTTATGGACCAAAGGGTATTGGGGCTTTGTATATCCGTCGTCGCAATCCGAGGGTAAAAATTGCCTCCCAGATTCAGGGGGGAGGGCAAGAGAATAAGATTCGCTCTGGTACTTTATGCACTCCTAATATTGTGGGTTTTGGTAGCGCGGTAGAAATTGCCATGAATTCCATGGAAAAAGAAAACCAAAAACAAAAAAAAATGAGGGATTATCTCTGGGAAAATATCAGCCAACTAGATGGCATTATCCTTAATGGAGATTTGGAAAAAAGACTATCGGGGAACCTTAATATTAGTGTCGAAGGTGTGGATGGTGCTGCATTGTTACTCGCCCTACAGCCCACCGTTGCGGTTTCCTCTGGTTCTGCTTGTACTTCTGAATCTACTAAACCCTCCCATGTTTTAACTGCTTTAGGACATCCGAAATCCCTCGCTCAAGCCTCATTACGGTTTGGCATTGGCAGATTTAACACTGATGAAGAAATGGAAAAGGTGACCGAAGCCACCCTTAAAGCCATCAGAAGTTTACGAAAATCTCATTAACTATGGTGAGTTTATTATTCTCTGATGACTCCTCTTAATTCACCGCCACGATTTTCGGTGGTGTGAATGTCGATGTATAAATTTCCTTCTCCTAATGCCTCAACTTCTTCATCGGATAATTGATAAGTACCAGTGAAAAGACCACTTAAACCATCTTCAGAGGTAGTTACAGACAAAGCATGGATAAAAGAACCATTTTCCTCTGGGGTACCAATATGTAAATGTACAGCAGAGGTAATAGCAGGATTAGGAGGATCTACAGGATCGGTTTCATAGTCTCTGAGGGGGCTACTTAAAGCGTTGAAACTACCATAAACCATTAAGGTGTTATTTTCGCTCAAAATCGCTACGGCAACACCACCTGCATTGGTTTCCACGGGGGTAGGATAAACATTATCTCCTGATAACATTGCTGTCATCACTTTGAAGCCCATTTCTTGTTCTTCTTCCATGGATGACTCTTCCATCATCTCCATTTGGGCTTCCATGGTTTCACTACCTTCCATTGCTTCCATTTCTTCCTCTGATGCTCCATCGTGCATCATGGCTAATTTTCCTGCCTCAAGGTCAGACTCAGAGGAGGATAAAGCGTGAGATGGTACGGCAAAATTGGTTGCAAAAATCAGGGCAAAGGCACTGATGGAAAATTTAGATAGTAATGTTTGATACTTTCTCATGTTTTTCATTAGGAAATGAACCTATTAATGTTTATTTAATGTTTTGGGTAAATGAATTAGTACGGAGTAGCTTAATGAAGACTACGCCCCTATAGACAGTGAATTAATATGTAAGGTTCACAAAATCTTAAAAAAATCTTTTATTTTTTTGGGGTTCGTATTACTAAATTTTATGGAGAGCCTTCTATTGTTATATAATGTGTAAAGAAAAGTTAAGAGTATGATAAAAAAGAATGCGAGTTGCCATCGTCGGTGCTGGATTAGCAGGGTTAGCCACAGCCATTGATTTAGTTGATGCTGGTTGTGAGGTTGAAATTTTTGAATCTCGTCCTTTTGTGGGGGGGAAGGTTGGTAGTTGGGTTGATAAGGATGGTAATCACATTGAGATGGGGTTACACGTCTTTTTTGGCTGTTATTACAATCTTTTTGCTCTGATGGAAAAGGTAGGGGCGATCGACAATTTACGGTTAAAACAACACACTCACACCTTTATCAATGAGGGGGGCAGAGTGGGAGAGCTTGATTTTCGTTTCATCACAGGCGCTCCTTTTAATGGTTTGAAAGCCTTTTTTACTACTTCTCAGCTTTCGGCGGTGGATAAAGTTGCCAATTCTTTAGCCCTTGGCACTAGCCCCATTGTAAGGGGATTGGTGGATTTTGAAGGTGCTATGCGAGATATTCGCAAGTTAGATAAGGTTAGTTTTGCGGATTGGTTTAGAAGCCATGGGGGTAACCAAGGTAGTTTGGATAAGATGTGGAATCCCATCGCCTATGCTTTGGGTTTTATTGATACGGAAAATATTTCGGCTCGTTGTATGTTGACCATTTTCCAATTTTTTGCAGCAAAAACTGAGGCTTCTGTACTCAGGATGTTGGAAGGTTCTCCCCATGAGTATTTACACAAGCCCATCGTCAATTATTTAGAAGAAAGAGGGGTAAAAATTCATACTCGCCGACGGGTGAGGGAAATTCAGTACGAGGAAAATGGCAAGGCTAACGTAACGGGGTTATTGATTGCTGACGGTGAAACGGAGGAGTTGGTAACAGCGGATAAATATGTATGTGCTTGTGATGTGCCGGGTATTCAGCGATTGTTACCTGAAGGGTGGCGTAAGTGGTCTGAGTTTGACAATATCTATAAGTTGGATGCGGTGCCTGTGGCTACGGTGCAGTTACGTTTTGATGGTTGGGTAACGGAGTTAAATGATCCTCAAAAACGTAGTCAGTTGGAGAAGGCGGAGGGCATTGATAATTTGCTTTATACGGCGGATGCTGATTTCTCTTGTTTTTCTGATTTGGCTTTGTCTAGTCCTGGGGATTATTATCGTGAGGGTGAGGGTTCTTTGTTACAGTTGGTGTTAACCCCGGGAGATCCTTTTATTAAGGAAAGTAATGAAAAGATTGCCCACCATGTTTTGGATCAGGTACATAAGTTGTTTCCTTCTTCTCGGGAGCTTAATATGACTTGGTTTAGTGTGGTGAAGTTGGCTCAATCTTTGTATCGTGAGGCTCCGGGGATGGATGTTTATCGTCCTGCTCAAAAGACTCCTATTGATAATTTTTTCTTGGCTGGTAGTTATACTCAGCAGGATTATATTGATAGTATGGAGGGAGCTACTATTTCGGGAAGACAGGCGGCCGCTGAGGTTTTGGCTTCTAAGGGATAATTTTAACTTATGAGCTAAGGGCGATCGCCCCTTACCAAATAACTTAGTTTCGCCCCCCAATACATCCCCCTATTGTGGGGGACTATCCCACATTTTGGCAATAAATTATGATGAAGGAAAGAGATAAATATGCGGTATTTTTGGGTCTTTTTATTGTCTTAGGGGCGATCGCCCAGAGATACTCGTTGATGTTGCCTCAGTTTTGGGATGTGACTATTACTGTGCTGACTAGCTTCTATTTAGGCTATTTAATCAAAAAGACCATGGCGAAATGACCTAGGTTAGGGCAAGTGGCAAAAGGCAAGGGGTAAGAAATGATAGTTATTTATTATCCATTGTTTTACCTCTGTTCCCCGTTCCCTATTCCCTGTTCCCCGCCGACCCCTGAAAATTTTATCCCGAATTGAGGTTACTTTAAAATTGATACTGCTCTTGATATAGTTCTCTGGTCATGGGTTGTTCTACTTCCAAACCTTCGCCTCCCAAAAGCTCTAAAGGTTCACCGTCAACACTTAACCATACAGGGGTATCAGGTTCAAGGCTACTGGCGGTATATATCACCTGACCCAAACGTCCTACCATAGAAGCACTACCGCCCCCTGTGGTAAATTCAAA
The sequence above is a segment of the Cyanobacterium stanieri PCC 7202 genome. Coding sequences within it:
- a CDS encoding Cysteine desulfurase (PFAM: Aminotransferase class-V~TIGRFAM: cysteine desulfurase NifS~COGs: COG1104 Cysteine sulfinate desulfinase/cysteine desulfurase~InterPro IPR000192:IPR016454:IPR020578~KEGG: cyh:Cyan8802_1092 cysteine desulfurase~PFAM: aminotransferase class V~PRIAM: Cysteine desulfurase~SPTR: Cysteine desulfurase), whose amino-acid sequence is MRPIYLDCHATTPMDKRVLEAMMPFFTDYFGNASSVAHIYGWEAEAGIKKAREIIARAINAKENEIVFTSGATEADNLAIKGVAEAYFDKGKHIITVATEHKAVIEPCEYLMDLGFEVSFLPVNKNGLLDLDLLRQTIRDDTILVSVMAANNEIGVLQPLADIGQICHDRGVIFHTDAAQAIGKIPLDVQAMNIDLMSLTAHKIYGPKGIGALYIRRRNPRVKIASQIQGGGQENKIRSGTLCTPNIVGFGSAVEIAMNSMEKENQKQKKMRDYLWENISQLDGIILNGDLEKRLSGNLNISVEGVDGAALLLALQPTVAVSSGSACTSESTKPSHVLTALGHPKSLAQASLRFGIGRFNTDEEMEKVTEATLKAIRSLRKSH
- a CDS encoding CHRD domain containing protein (PFAM: CHRD domain~InterPro IPR010895~KEGG: syf:Synpcc7942_2003 hypothetical protein~PFAM: CHRD domain containing protein~SMART: CHRD domain containing protein~SPTR: Putative uncharacterized protein) translates to MRKYQTLLSKFSISAFALIFATNFAVPSHALSSSESDLEAGKLAMMHDGASEEEMEAMEGSETMEAQMEMMEESSMEEEQEMGFKVMTAMLSGDNVYPTPVETNAGGVAVAILSENNTLMVYGSFNALSSPLRDYETDPVDPPNPAITSAVHLHIGTPEENGSFIHALSVTTSEDGLSGLFTGTYQLSDEEVEALGEGNLYIDIHTTENRGGELRGVIRE
- a CDS encoding zeta-carotene desaturase (PFAM: Flavin containing amine oxidoreductase~TIGRFAM: carotene 7,8-desaturase~COGs: COG3349 conserved hypothetical protein~InterPro IPR000759:IPR002937:IPR014103~KEGG: cyc:PCC7424_0679 carotene 7,8-desaturase~PFAM: amine oxidase~PRIAM: Carotene 7,8-desaturase~SPTR: Carotene 7,8-desaturase;~TIGRFAM: carotene 7,8-desaturase); the protein is MRVAIVGAGLAGLATAIDLVDAGCEVEIFESRPFVGGKVGSWVDKDGNHIEMGLHVFFGCYYNLFALMEKVGAIDNLRLKQHTHTFINEGGRVGELDFRFITGAPFNGLKAFFTTSQLSAVDKVANSLALGTSPIVRGLVDFEGAMRDIRKLDKVSFADWFRSHGGNQGSLDKMWNPIAYALGFIDTENISARCMLTIFQFFAAKTEASVLRMLEGSPHEYLHKPIVNYLEERGVKIHTRRRVREIQYEENGKANVTGLLIADGETEELVTADKYVCACDVPGIQRLLPEGWRKWSEFDNIYKLDAVPVATVQLRFDGWVTELNDPQKRSQLEKAEGIDNLLYTADADFSCFSDLALSSPGDYYREGEGSLLQLVLTPGDPFIKESNEKIAHHVLDQVHKLFPSSRELNMTWFSVVKLAQSLYREAPGMDVYRPAQKTPIDNFFLAGSYTQQDYIDSMEGATISGRQAAAEVLASKG
- a CDS encoding hypothetical protein (KEGG: ptm:GSPATT00024664001 hypothetical protein); the protein is MMKERDKYAVFLGLFIVLGAIAQRYSLMLPQFWDVTITVLTSFYLGYLIKKTMAK